From the Thermococcus guaymasensis DSM 11113 genome, one window contains:
- a CDS encoding DUF257 family protein: protein MNVSTIMQNLWGSLKRGELVLVERTDAGDQYLAMHNIVTWGLRDKYNILIVDILDSLHLLTAKARLAGIETEVFTKVEVIKIGGRIPVGKVIKTIEEISEPVILTKKFRDVYEQVLESRSPVLTIVLGLEKLLVASEFSSANVHALVKLMSKYVGDERRLTVHLVKTDIIGPERQSLTALLEDMATTVIRVSKKGKATEFHVIKSVTPNLEDMVLRF from the coding sequence ATGAACGTCTCAACAATTATGCAAAACCTGTGGGGTTCTCTCAAGAGGGGTGAACTAGTACTCGTAGAGAGAACCGACGCTGGGGATCAGTACCTCGCCATGCATAACATAGTAACTTGGGGATTGAGAGATAAATACAACATCCTCATCGTGGATATCCTTGACTCCCTGCACCTTTTGACCGCCAAGGCCAGACTTGCTGGTATAGAGACCGAGGTGTTCACCAAAGTTGAGGTAATAAAGATAGGGGGCAGAATACCAGTGGGCAAAGTAATAAAGACCATCGAGGAGATCTCGGAGCCTGTAATACTAACGAAGAAATTCAGGGATGTTTACGAGCAGGTTCTTGAGTCCAGATCCCCGGTGCTCACCATAGTCCTCGGCCTAGAGAAGCTCCTCGTAGCCTCAGAGTTCTCATCCGCAAACGTTCATGCACTGGTAAAACTGATGTCCAAATACGTTGGGGACGAAAGACGGCTGACCGTGCACCTTGTGAAAACAGACATCATAGGCCCCGAGAGACAGTCCTTAACTGCCCTTCTCGAAGACATGGCGACTACCGTGATAAGGGTATCAAAGAAAGGAAAGGCAACGGAATTCCACGTCATCAAGTCCGTAACACCCAACCTTGAGGACATGGTTCTCAGGTTCTGA
- a CDS encoding transglutaminase-like domain-containing protein, giving the protein MRRDTIVAPILIAVLVSAVFSSACIGGGGTTTSTPKEQFTSAVHSDTGTIPRVSKNVDSDGDGLSNWDEINVYRTDPGRKDTDGDGLDDGEEVKIGTNPLGADTDADGIPDGEELELKTNPLTNDTDGDGLSDYREAFILNTSPSLEDTDGDALLDGVELSKGTNPLKADTDGDGLSDGDEVLTYGTNPLVNDTDRDNLTDGREVLVYYTDPLMMDTDGDYLPDGYEVGIGTDPTYNWRYEGTGTDALKSALSFLLRKKVENISSRFLEYTSTLDRAWAVLEWIDENIEYNHTKAEYVNQSVELWDSLNESEKERYLNLTMLQAANDTAFALRSGICTDYAILTAALLLDANVSPVYVLSIDYWNQTIGHATVAIKINGTYFVLDQELPIIPLGNYYWYSIERGMGEIENVTFYRISLDGKGEVNVENWTWAGERLGSMAYRMTDKDIKLIENLTEELLLERYPQYHRDVRLKENAESDFGSLVNTGQPANNYLPYGFTEGWVLYGISDLALYYHPLLAEKLVRYYWPGPRFGEESEWDKPLRECDAYYMKIGLINDETRISAHTGDSWSYPGLVIVLEVAR; this is encoded by the coding sequence ATGAGACGGGATACAATCGTTGCACCAATTCTAATAGCGGTTCTTGTTAGTGCTGTTTTCTCATCTGCGTGCATTGGGGGTGGGGGTACTACAACTTCAACTCCCAAAGAGCAATTTACATCGGCGGTTCATTCAGACACAGGCACTATCCCGAGGGTATCTAAGAACGTGGACTCCGATGGAGATGGCCTCTCGAATTGGGATGAAATAAACGTTTATAGGACGGATCCTGGCCGGAAAGACACGGATGGCGATGGTTTGGATGATGGTGAAGAGGTTAAGATTGGGACTAACCCATTGGGGGCTGACACGGATGCAGATGGGATTCCCGATGGAGAAGAACTTGAACTTAAAACTAACCCCTTAACCAATGACACCGATGGCGATGGGTTGAGTGATTACAGGGAAGCCTTTATCCTGAATACGAGTCCGAGCCTTGAGGATACTGACGGTGATGCTCTTTTAGACGGCGTGGAGTTATCCAAAGGAACCAACCCGTTGAAGGCTGACACGGATGGTGATGGTCTCAGCGATGGAGACGAGGTTCTCACCTACGGAACGAATCCCTTAGTGAACGATACTGACCGGGATAACTTGACAGATGGGCGGGAAGTTTTAGTCTACTACACCGATCCCCTCATGATGGACACCGACGGGGATTACCTGCCAGACGGATACGAGGTTGGGATTGGAACCGACCCGACTTATAACTGGAGGTACGAAGGAACTGGAACAGACGCCCTCAAATCCGCCTTAAGTTTTCTGCTGAGAAAAAAGGTTGAGAATATCTCATCGCGCTTTTTGGAGTATACTTCAACCCTTGACCGGGCGTGGGCGGTTTTGGAGTGGATTGATGAAAATATCGAGTACAATCATACAAAAGCGGAGTACGTGAACCAAAGTGTTGAGTTGTGGGACTCCCTTAACGAGAGCGAAAAGGAACGGTACCTCAACCTTACAATGCTCCAGGCTGCCAACGACACGGCTTTCGCCCTGCGTAGCGGGATATGCACAGACTACGCAATTCTAACCGCTGCCCTCCTCCTCGACGCCAACGTTAGTCCAGTTTACGTTCTCAGCATCGACTACTGGAACCAAACGATAGGTCACGCAACAGTAGCGATAAAAATCAACGGCACGTATTTTGTCCTCGATCAGGAACTCCCGATAATCCCCCTTGGCAACTACTACTGGTACTCAATCGAGAGGGGTATGGGCGAAATAGAGAACGTGACGTTCTACAGGATTTCTCTGGACGGGAAGGGTGAGGTTAACGTGGAGAACTGGACGTGGGCCGGTGAGAGGCTTGGAAGTATGGCGTACAGAATGACCGACAAGGACATCAAGCTAATCGAGAATCTAACTGAGGAGCTACTCCTTGAGAGGTATCCTCAATACCACAGGGATGTGAGGCTGAAAGAGAACGCTGAATCTGACTTTGGATCGCTGGTGAACACTGGACAACCTGCTAATAATTATCTTCCGTATGGATTTACGGAAGGGTGGGTTTTATACGGGATATCCGATTTGGCGCTCTATTACCATCCCCTACTGGCGGAGAAGCTCGTCCGCTATTACTGGCCGGGGCCTCGGTTCGGGGAGGAAAGTGAATGGGATAAACCGCTGAGGGAGTGCGACGCCTACTACATGAAGATAGGTCTTATCAACGATGAAACCAGGATATCCGCACATACAGGCGACTCCTGGAGCTATCCCGGGTTAGTGATTGTATTGGAGGTGGCAAGGTAA
- a CDS encoding DUF257 family protein has product MNFNDYLSKISPGESVLIEHTSLSLHALAFYVIGQKYGWDRVLLVDVIDSSVPVIRWLRLSGLSVPENVTRIKAGGVSNWGRVILEVDPHKDPGIFLSKFSRKLREVYSKSEFTATVIMNPERLFPLQNENINFILTLSNMASAFLGDPRRITFYFVNREMTESIYPALLEEAFTRVLCFTGKRNLRVLKSPEIEEEGSEIKLD; this is encoded by the coding sequence ATGAACTTTAACGACTACCTCTCCAAAATCTCACCCGGGGAGAGCGTCCTCATAGAGCACACATCACTATCACTGCACGCGCTTGCATTCTACGTGATAGGCCAGAAGTACGGCTGGGACAGGGTTCTGTTGGTTGATGTAATAGACTCAAGCGTCCCGGTTATTAGATGGCTTCGGCTCTCGGGCCTAAGTGTCCCGGAAAACGTGACGAGAATAAAGGCCGGAGGCGTTTCCAACTGGGGAAGGGTAATACTGGAAGTTGACCCGCACAAAGACCCGGGGATATTCCTGAGCAAGTTCAGCAGGAAACTACGAGAGGTGTACTCCAAAAGTGAGTTCACAGCCACAGTCATAATGAACCCTGAGAGGCTCTTTCCCCTCCAAAATGAGAACATAAACTTCATACTGACACTTTCAAATATGGCGTCAGCGTTCTTAGGGGATCCCAGGAGGATAACATTTTACTTCGTCAACAGAGAGATGACAGAAAGTATCTACCCGGCCCTCCTTGAGGAAGCCTTTACGAGGGTCCTCTGCTTCACAGGGAAGAGGAATCTCAGGGTTCTGAAATCGCCGGAGATTGAAGAGGAGGGAAGCGAGATAAAGCTCGATTAG
- a CDS encoding cupin domain-containing protein, giving the protein MFVGHYKDVPEKDTGFEGVTIRWLVSPKLGAKNFAMRYFVLKKGAEIPIHQHDWEHEIFILKGEGIITNGKEEYHVKPGNFLYVPPNEPHGYKALTDTLEFLCLIPAKKEAIPEDEW; this is encoded by the coding sequence ATGTTCGTAGGCCACTACAAGGACGTCCCTGAAAAGGACACCGGTTTTGAGGGCGTAACGATAAGGTGGCTCGTTTCTCCAAAGCTCGGCGCCAAGAACTTCGCCATGCGCTACTTCGTCCTCAAGAAGGGGGCTGAGATTCCGATACACCAGCACGACTGGGAGCACGAGATTTTCATCCTGAAGGGAGAGGGCATAATAACCAACGGAAAGGAGGAATACCACGTTAAGCCCGGAAACTTCCTCTACGTCCCGCCCAACGAGCCCCACGGCTACAAGGCCCTAACTGACACCTTAGAGTTCCTCTGCCTCATTCCCGCCAAGAAGGAGGCCATCCCCGAAGATGAGTGGTGA
- a CDS encoding metallophosphoesterase family protein, producing the protein MKRLLGFVLILVVLSAGCLGSGSDKGSATSTSTATGIDFSRYPAGKVIGTWWEPFNETFYVSEGYADLVKHYFPDARVEPVSAFEGSGIVVLSPGDAIKSGLLFGKPLQVQELEPFGYIAYKQGTHLPGPWLGVVAVMNSENGPIMVVTGTSRAGVGASLYFMKGLKDGMLSVDRNAVVRSKSFEGVLLKELGDVNFNGIPDDDEYYELHQLLFDEPFNYYWRVVKGENVTVSGGFIRLVNGTRVYIRALGFNVTVKIENPKGVPLTYVIENVNPALMVLPEGTKVVDNTTIDLTTDESSFSIVAKDVSDYKVLAFGDHRPGSGEKPPEVFLKIMEEINREDGAFVIDGGDLVYSGTIYQWAELMKVWHWNKPVFIAVGNHEYQGEGVSIFHYLFGPTDYAFSLGNYRYIFANNVNNGYRLIEDQLAWLKEQLETARKRGERPVIVMHAPPYDPRPNGDHTMDPNSAERLLELMRECNAFGVFSHIHINWYGEYEGVEMVITGGAGAPLYVTDPNEGGFYGYALLSMEPNGTIEVRFVEVE; encoded by the coding sequence ATGAAGCGACTGCTTGGGTTTGTGTTGATCCTCGTTGTCTTATCGGCTGGGTGCCTTGGTTCTGGCTCTGACAAGGGTTCAGCGACTTCCACATCTACTGCAACTGGAATCGATTTCTCCCGGTACCCGGCTGGAAAGGTCATCGGAACCTGGTGGGAGCCCTTCAACGAGACCTTCTACGTCAGCGAGGGCTACGCCGATCTCGTGAAACACTACTTCCCGGACGCAAGGGTCGAGCCGGTCTCTGCCTTTGAGGGGAGCGGAATAGTCGTCCTCTCTCCAGGGGACGCGATTAAGTCAGGGCTCCTCTTTGGAAAACCGCTCCAGGTTCAGGAGCTTGAGCCCTTTGGTTACATCGCCTACAAGCAGGGGACCCACCTCCCGGGCCCCTGGCTCGGTGTAGTGGCGGTTATGAACTCCGAAAATGGCCCAATTATGGTCGTCACCGGGACGAGCAGGGCCGGGGTGGGCGCGTCGCTCTACTTCATGAAGGGCCTCAAAGACGGAATGCTTTCCGTTGACCGCAACGCAGTGGTGCGCTCGAAGTCCTTTGAGGGAGTCCTCCTCAAGGAGCTTGGCGACGTGAACTTTAACGGTATTCCTGACGATGACGAGTACTACGAACTCCACCAGCTCCTCTTCGACGAGCCCTTCAACTACTACTGGCGCGTTGTCAAGGGTGAGAACGTCACCGTCAGCGGGGGCTTCATAAGGCTAGTCAACGGCACAAGGGTTTACATAAGGGCCCTCGGCTTTAACGTCACCGTTAAGATCGAGAACCCGAAGGGCGTCCCGCTCACCTACGTAATCGAGAACGTCAACCCCGCGCTCATGGTTCTTCCGGAGGGGACGAAGGTCGTCGACAACACTACCATAGATCTCACCACGGACGAGTCGAGCTTCTCAATAGTTGCAAAGGATGTCTCTGACTACAAAGTCCTCGCATTCGGAGACCACAGGCCCGGAAGCGGGGAGAAGCCTCCCGAAGTTTTCCTCAAGATTATGGAAGAAATCAACAGAGAGGATGGGGCCTTTGTCATAGACGGTGGAGACCTCGTTTACTCCGGGACAATCTACCAGTGGGCGGAGCTCATGAAGGTCTGGCACTGGAACAAGCCGGTCTTTATAGCAGTTGGAAACCATGAGTACCAGGGAGAGGGTGTTAGCATCTTCCACTACCTCTTCGGCCCGACCGACTACGCCTTCAGCCTCGGGAACTACCGCTACATCTTTGCCAACAACGTAAACAACGGCTATCGCCTCATCGAAGACCAGCTCGCTTGGCTCAAGGAACAGCTGGAGACCGCTAGGAAGCGCGGTGAGAGGCCGGTGATAGTGATGCACGCCCCGCCCTATGACCCTAGGCCGAACGGCGATCACACGATGGATCCCAACTCCGCCGAGAGGCTCCTTGAGCTCATGAGAGAATGCAACGCCTTCGGAGTTTTCAGCCACATCCACATCAACTGGTATGGGGAGTACGAAGGGGTCGAGATGGTAATAACCGGCGGCGCAGGGGCGCCTCTCTACGTCACAGACCCGAATGAGGGCGGCTTTTACGGCTATGCCCTGCTCTCGATGGAGCCCAACGGTACGATTGAAGTTAGGTTTGTCGAGGTCGAGTGA
- a CDS encoding signal peptidase I — MVRFRKGIISLVSYFPLFFLVLALILHFVFGFHYVVILTNSMEPHINPGDLVIVRPVEEVSPGDVVLYRLELQGTEYRIIHRIIEVRTDENGRIYYVTKGDNREYTDPWRVYPSQIIGKPLFVIPYVGRLYYYLPLGVTALILALIALVGYELVKTLLDELEKTEKESISSFKKLGEGYGLRSSRRPGKGKF; from the coding sequence ATGGTCAGATTTCGGAAAGGGATAATTTCACTCGTCTCGTACTTTCCCCTGTTCTTCCTTGTCCTGGCACTCATTCTCCACTTTGTCTTTGGGTTCCATTACGTTGTTATCCTCACGAACTCTATGGAGCCGCACATAAATCCGGGTGATCTCGTTATCGTGCGTCCAGTGGAGGAGGTTTCTCCTGGAGATGTGGTTCTCTACCGTCTTGAGCTCCAGGGAACAGAATACCGGATAATCCACAGGATTATTGAAGTCAGAACCGACGAAAATGGGAGGATTTATTACGTGACAAAAGGAGACAATAGAGAGTACACAGATCCCTGGCGGGTTTATCCAAGTCAGATTATAGGAAAGCCCCTCTTCGTAATTCCTTATGTGGGGAGGCTTTACTACTATCTTCCCTTAGGTGTGACTGCTCTCATACTGGCCCTTATAGCTCTCGTTGGCTATGAACTGGTTAAGACACTTTTGGACGAGTTAGAAAAGACAGAGAAAGAATCCATTTCTTCCTTCAAGAAATTGGGGGAGGGATATGGACTCAGGTCTTCGAGGAGACCTGGCAAGGGGAAGTTCTAA
- the ttuA gene encoding tRNA-5-methyluridine(54) 2-sulfurtransferase, whose protein sequence is MRCKFCEKPAFIKLHYPKMYLCEEHFKEYFERKVKRTIERYKMLKPDERVLVVVSGGKDSAVTAYILKKLGYNIECLHINLGIGEYSEKSEEYAKKQCEALGVPLHIVRVKELFGKGIGEVRTRRPTCSYCGLTKRYIFNKFAYDNGFDAVATGHNLDDEASFIFSNMMHWNTQYLAKQGPVTPSQFNGKLVKKVKPLYEVTEREVVAYALANGIEYMMEECPHAVGATTIEYKEILNEMEEKRPGTKINFIKGFLKKKHLFEAELQEAELRECKVCGMPSSGEVCSFCRFWGLKEPIDFKLHL, encoded by the coding sequence ATGAGGTGCAAGTTCTGTGAGAAGCCAGCGTTCATCAAGCTCCACTACCCGAAGATGTACCTCTGCGAGGAGCACTTCAAGGAGTACTTTGAGAGGAAGGTAAAGAGGACGATAGAGCGCTATAAAATGCTCAAACCTGACGAGAGGGTTCTGGTAGTGGTGAGCGGGGGAAAGGACTCAGCCGTTACAGCTTACATACTCAAAAAGCTCGGCTACAACATCGAGTGCCTCCACATAAACCTTGGAATCGGCGAGTACAGCGAGAAGAGCGAGGAGTATGCAAAGAAGCAGTGCGAAGCTTTAGGGGTTCCTCTTCACATCGTCCGAGTTAAAGAGCTATTCGGGAAGGGCATCGGCGAGGTCAGGACGAGAAGGCCGACCTGCTCCTACTGCGGCCTGACCAAGCGCTACATCTTCAACAAGTTCGCCTACGACAACGGCTTCGATGCAGTTGCCACGGGCCACAACCTCGACGACGAGGCGAGCTTCATCTTCTCGAACATGATGCACTGGAACACGCAGTATCTGGCAAAGCAGGGGCCGGTGACGCCGAGCCAGTTCAACGGCAAGCTTGTCAAGAAGGTCAAGCCCCTCTACGAGGTCACCGAGAGGGAGGTAGTTGCCTACGCTCTCGCTAATGGCATCGAGTACATGATGGAGGAGTGCCCCCACGCCGTTGGAGCAACGACGATTGAGTACAAGGAGATACTCAACGAGATGGAGGAAAAGAGGCCGGGAACGAAAATAAACTTCATCAAGGGCTTCCTGAAGAAGAAGCACCTCTTCGAGGCAGAACTACAGGAGGCGGAGCTGAGGGAGTGTAAAGTCTGCGGCATGCCTTCAAGTGGCGAGGTCTGCTCGTTCTGCAGGTTCTGGGGGCTTAAAGAGCCGATAGACTTTAAGTTACATTTATAA
- a CDS encoding CDP-2,3-bis-(O-geranylgeranyl)-sn-glycerol synthase — protein sequence MGALSSMFWALWYVLPAYFANASPVILGGGRPIDGGRKWRDGNRLFGDGKTWRGFFGGVLVGTFVGVIQYYLIPSFYGSLRTAVLLAFLLSFGALMGDLVGSFIKRRLNLPRGYPAVGLDQLGFLISALAFAYPVKTVSSGQMLFLLIFTPLVHWAANYFAYKMGWKSVPW from the coding sequence ATGGGAGCACTCTCATCGATGTTCTGGGCCCTGTGGTACGTCCTCCCGGCTTACTTCGCCAACGCCTCTCCCGTCATTCTCGGAGGCGGCAGACCGATAGACGGCGGGAGAAAATGGAGGGACGGGAACAGGCTCTTTGGCGACGGGAAGACGTGGAGGGGGTTCTTCGGCGGGGTTTTAGTCGGCACCTTCGTCGGGGTTATCCAGTATTATTTGATCCCGTCCTTCTACGGCTCCCTCAGAACGGCCGTTCTTCTGGCGTTTCTGCTGTCCTTTGGTGCGCTTATGGGCGACCTCGTGGGGAGCTTCATAAAGAGGCGCCTGAACCTACCCAGGGGCTATCCGGCTGTTGGCTTGGACCAGCTGGGCTTCCTGATAAGCGCGCTGGCCTTCGCTTATCCGGTGAAGACCGTTTCCTCCGGCCAGATGCTGTTCCTCCTGATATTCACACCGCTCGTCCACTGGGCTGCCAACTACTTCGCTTACAAAATGGGCTGGAAGAGCGTCCCGTGGTAG
- a CDS encoding DUF2341 domain-containing protein translates to MQALGSCTTDRYYIDVNVTNLENFDLVNYTFNITIPSERIPAYSRLKAGNVYVVDENGNPLYYWVMRRTRKVFTVFFRVPYIPKDGWAVVRIYYGSDNPYRKYRKPAMLFMYFNNFNSLENYPHVDTGIFDNSNPFDPGELSTSRGKLVINSTISTWLFSEAKEARLTTLTVNDSYRIVFKFRRASDTQNAESYPFYMFIHTHAGRGDRYDYIGIHETVYAGSSKFYFEFGNDQNGATEVNKRAGKQYYLGEIFVSPSSSAGRIEKFSSGALIASQVFETGRRFRNREVSIGFGQANADIFADVNLLAYVDWVYVVKSAEYSAEIVAAGVECLFNQGVV, encoded by the coding sequence GTGCAGGCCCTTGGTTCTTGCACCACCGACAGGTACTACATCGATGTCAACGTGACAAACCTGGAAAACTTTGACCTCGTCAACTACACCTTTAACATTACCATCCCCTCCGAGAGAATACCCGCATATTCCCGTCTTAAAGCCGGTAACGTCTACGTCGTTGACGAAAATGGCAACCCCCTTTACTACTGGGTGATGAGGCGTACGAGGAAGGTTTTTACAGTCTTTTTCAGGGTTCCGTATATCCCCAAAGATGGGTGGGCAGTGGTCAGGATTTATTATGGCTCCGACAACCCGTATCGGAAATACCGAAAACCCGCTATGCTGTTCATGTACTTCAACAACTTTAACAGCCTCGAAAACTACCCGCACGTTGATACGGGCATCTTCGATAATTCCAATCCCTTTGATCCCGGTGAGCTTAGCACCTCAAGAGGAAAGCTGGTGATAAACTCCACCATCTCCACTTGGCTTTTCTCTGAGGCTAAAGAGGCTAGGTTAACTACTCTCACCGTGAACGACAGCTATAGGATAGTCTTTAAATTCAGGCGCGCCTCGGATACCCAAAATGCGGAAAGTTATCCGTTTTATATGTTCATTCACACCCATGCCGGGAGGGGAGACAGATATGACTACATAGGTATTCACGAGACCGTTTATGCAGGAAGTTCGAAGTTCTACTTTGAGTTTGGAAACGACCAGAATGGGGCCACGGAGGTGAACAAGCGGGCTGGAAAGCAGTATTACCTAGGTGAGATCTTTGTTTCTCCCTCAAGCAGTGCAGGCAGGATTGAGAAGTTCTCAAGCGGAGCCTTGATAGCTTCCCAAGTCTTTGAGACTGGTCGTCGTTTCAGAAACAGGGAAGTCTCCATTGGCTTCGGTCAGGCCAACGCTGACATATTTGCCGACGTCAATCTTTTGGCCTATGTCGACTGGGTTTACGTGGTTAAGAGCGCAGAATACAGTGCCGAAATAGTGGCGGCGGGGGTGGAGTGCCTCTTCAATCAGGGGGTGGTTTAA
- a CDS encoding DUF257 family protein, whose translation MDTILDTLTNAKEGIILVEYPSRGHPELTFLEIVKSWKQKGVTPLIVDIWDTLHVFLQNLKFEGIELSVEDIPVIKERGIVKVGKVIGRVDVMEDFEYHLAAYGQVARKVPEDSRNHTIVLGMEKFSFTFIDDPPKLERYFETITRRYLSIKGRTSFLFLNTDIASEYLRKGLEQDSDYVLRVNGKRIHLLKSPGVAENEL comes from the coding sequence ATGGACACAATCCTAGATACCCTCACAAACGCCAAAGAGGGCATAATTCTAGTGGAGTACCCATCGAGAGGCCATCCCGAACTGACGTTCCTTGAAATCGTCAAGAGCTGGAAACAAAAAGGGGTAACCCCCCTTATAGTTGACATCTGGGACACCCTTCACGTCTTCCTTCAAAACCTGAAGTTCGAGGGGATAGAGCTGAGCGTTGAGGACATCCCGGTGATAAAGGAACGGGGCATCGTCAAGGTCGGAAAAGTCATCGGACGCGTCGACGTGATGGAGGATTTCGAATACCACCTCGCGGCCTACGGTCAGGTTGCAAGGAAGGTTCCGGAGGACTCAAGGAACCACACGATAGTCCTCGGAATGGAGAAGTTTTCCTTCACGTTCATAGACGATCCCCCCAAGCTGGAGAGATACTTTGAAACTATAACGAGAAGGTACCTATCCATCAAAGGAAGGACAAGCTTCCTCTTCCTCAACACGGACATCGCATCTGAGTACCTCAGAAAGGGGCTTGAGCAGGACTCTGACTACGTGCTCAGGGTAAATGGCAAGAGGATCCATCTCCTAAAGTCGCCGGGGGTGGCTGAAAATGAACTTTAA
- a CDS encoding tRNA (N(6)-L-threonylcarbamoyladenosine(37)-C(2))-methylthiotransferase, protein MVRVYVESYGCSRNRADGEIMEAILLRAGYELAETPESADYVVVNTCAVKDPTEVKMARRIRELLDSGKKVIVTGCLVHVNPDVIDPRVSGILGVKSIDRIAEAVETAERGGKLVSVEGWRERNPDKLELPRLWKPGVSFVVPISEGCLNACTYCATRFARGVLKSYKPELIVKWVREAIARGYKEIILSSEDTGCYGFDIGTNLAELLDEITAIEGDFRVRVGMMNPNHVLKFLDELIEAYQDEKVYKFLHLPVQSGDNEVLRKMGRTYTVEEFEEIVRAFRRKISGLNLNTDIIVGFPSETEEAFGNTVELVKRVRPDKINVSRYSARPGTIAARWKQIPGWKAKERSRLLHRLRLQIAHEINKTYVGRTVEVLVHGPGEKGGVEGRTFNYKDIILDSGEAGEFVKARVERATATYLLGSLE, encoded by the coding sequence ATGGTAAGAGTTTACGTCGAGAGCTACGGTTGCTCAAGGAACAGGGCAGACGGCGAGATTATGGAAGCGATACTCCTGAGGGCCGGCTATGAGTTAGCCGAAACTCCGGAGAGTGCGGACTACGTCGTTGTGAACACCTGCGCCGTGAAAGACCCGACTGAGGTTAAGATGGCGAGGCGCATAAGGGAGCTACTTGATTCCGGAAAGAAGGTAATCGTTACCGGCTGTCTCGTTCACGTTAATCCAGACGTCATAGATCCCCGCGTCTCCGGAATCCTCGGGGTCAAAAGCATAGACCGGATCGCTGAGGCTGTTGAAACCGCGGAGCGCGGTGGAAAGCTCGTCAGCGTTGAGGGCTGGCGCGAGAGGAATCCCGACAAGCTTGAGCTCCCGAGGCTCTGGAAGCCCGGCGTTTCCTTCGTCGTCCCGATAAGTGAGGGCTGTCTGAACGCCTGCACCTACTGCGCGACGCGCTTCGCAAGGGGCGTTTTAAAGAGCTACAAGCCCGAGCTCATAGTCAAATGGGTGAGGGAGGCCATAGCGAGGGGCTACAAGGAGATTATACTCTCCAGCGAGGACACTGGCTGTTACGGCTTTGACATAGGCACTAACCTGGCGGAGCTCCTCGACGAGATAACAGCTATAGAAGGCGACTTCCGCGTCAGGGTCGGCATGATGAACCCCAACCACGTCCTCAAGTTCCTCGACGAGCTGATTGAGGCTTATCAAGACGAGAAGGTCTACAAGTTCCTGCATTTGCCAGTTCAGAGCGGTGACAACGAGGTTCTCAGGAAGATGGGCAGGACGTACACAGTGGAAGAGTTTGAGGAGATAGTGAGGGCATTCCGGAGGAAGATTTCCGGTTTGAACCTCAACACGGACATAATAGTTGGTTTTCCTAGCGAGACCGAGGAGGCCTTCGGGAACACGGTCGAGCTCGTCAAGCGCGTGAGGCCCGACAAGATTAACGTCTCCCGTTATTCTGCAAGACCGGGGACGATAGCGGCCAGGTGGAAGCAGATCCCTGGCTGGAAGGCCAAGGAGCGCTCAAGGCTCCTCCACAGGCTTCGCCTTCAGATAGCCCACGAGATAAACAAAACTTACGTCGGCAGAACCGTTGAGGTTCTCGTCCACGGGCCGGGCGAAAAGGGTGGAGTCGAGGGCAGGACGTTCAACTATAAGGACATAATCCTCGATTCTGGCGAGGCTGGAGAGTTCGTTAAGGCACGGGTCGAACGGGCCACTGCGACTTACCTGCTTGGAAGCCTTGAATGA